A window of the Kosakonia radicincitans DSM 16656 genome harbors these coding sequences:
- a CDS encoding RNA polymerase sigma factor FliA, with protein sequence MNGIYRSDGTIQKEQLWPKYGYLVRYEALKLQSKLSSSVDIDDLIQAGAIALLDAVEQFDPTKGVKMSVYIAQRLRWAFMDELREHDWVPRRVRRKSREVSAAIMRVEQSTGGVASEADVAAEMGMSLQEYQQTLADTNTSMLCSLDELQELLADGLELEEMEQDHLDPLHDALLGDLTKQVSNEIKALPEREQMLLNLYYQQDLNMKEVGVLLGITETRVSQLHSQTIKRLRARLEDRGWE encoded by the coding sequence ATTTAGTCCGCTACGAAGCACTGAAATTACAATCCAAATTATCATCAAGCGTTGATATTGACGATTTAATTCAGGCAGGCGCCATTGCGCTTCTGGATGCAGTAGAACAGTTTGACCCGACTAAAGGGGTCAAGATGAGCGTTTATATTGCACAACGCCTTCGCTGGGCATTTATGGATGAATTACGCGAACATGACTGGGTTCCTCGCCGCGTTCGCCGTAAATCCCGCGAAGTCTCTGCCGCGATTATGCGGGTGGAACAGAGCACCGGCGGTGTTGCTTCGGAAGCGGATGTTGCAGCGGAAATGGGAATGTCGCTGCAGGAGTATCAGCAGACGCTGGCAGATACGAATACCAGCATGCTCTGCTCGCTGGATGAGCTCCAGGAGCTGCTGGCAGATGGTCTTGAACTGGAAGAGATGGAACAGGATCACTTAGACCCGTTGCATGATGCGCTGTTAGGCGATCTGACAAAGCAAGTCAGCAATGAGATCAAAGCGTTGCCGGAAAGAGAGCAGATGCTGCTGAATCTTTATTATCAACAAGATTTGAATATGAAAGAGGTTGGCGTGCTGCTGGGCATTACGGAAACACGCGTGAGCCAGCTGCATAGCCAAACAATTAAACGATTACGGGCCCGCCTGGAAGATCGCGGGTGGGAATAA